The window ctgttcagtgagtctatgtgaacacaaataaaccgctcttgacgtgactgaatatgagtgagtggtgaatttctattcaaaatatggcataatacggatttattattttgcacttctgacataaatcactaaatatctgtcactgcaacaatgttttatcaaaatattggtcaaatatcgaagctagagtcttcaAACTTTCAATTggtgcacagtttgtccagatgaagtaagaccgtgatgtttaatgtgctgtgaaagtgaaacaataataaactggggccgtcggcgatgtttgcacgtaaaggggttaaacaaaaaaggttcttctatggtattgtgaagcacctttatttttaagagtgtagtatGGGGGCCACTCTAAAAGTTTCGTGAGTAACAACTGTGAACAATCAGGATTCATATGAATGAAGTATATGTGTTTGCTTGTGCAGTATAATTAGAGCTCTGCAGACTGCAGCATTCTTCATTCAACTTTAAGGTGGAAACAAAAGCTTCTAGAACCTGAAGTTGTATCCTGGAGACACAGTGGTCTTTGCTGACATGGCGTCCAGGCGAGTGAAGGAGTAGGTCGGCTTGCACTCATCATCTGCCTTGTCTAAATCACATAGCCATGCTATTTTTATCCCTATCACTCCCccctgagagaaagaaagagagagataccTTACATAAATCCAATTTGCTTTTGCACTTAAGGAGAAATAAAGATAATgccattttcagattttttttatataacacttATTAGATActtttataaaaacagttattatttaaaacaacagGTATTTCTTTGTTGTCTTTTAAACTATTTCCATTGGTGGAGGTAAATATCAGGAACTAACTGGCCAAATTACTTTTATAGAATTACTTATTTATTGAATTGTTGCATAGAAGCAATGcaaaaatcacataaataaatatacataaaatacgtTAATTACAGTAGAAAGCGAGgggtaaattaaacaaataaataaataattaaaataacactcACTTTTTTAGCAAGAGTAGTAAAGTCCTGTTGTGCAAATCGGATCACATCCCCCACTTTGAATATCGGACAATACATGTTAGTCTCAAAGTCAAAATTACACTGCTTTATGTAGGAACTTTTGATGTTGGGCAAAAAGTTTcccctgaaagaaaaaaaaaaaaaatgaataacatcAGAAATGCAGATATTATCTTAAAACAATTTGTCTTTGTGTTTAATTGGCCTTACTTTGTGAAGTTAAAACGTGGGAAGCGAATGCTGTTCTTGATGAAGATGGTAAAGTTCTCCACCTCCATCATGGGGTTTCTGAGTAAGAAAAAACGTCATCAGTCCTTTTATTCAACCATTTACGTGtctattcatttgttcattcacaAGCAGACTCACGGCTGAATTTCATCAATCTCTGCAGGACACCATCCTTTAATCTCACAGGTTTTTTGGTTAGTATTGAAGGGCACACAGCGTCCTGTCAGCAACCCTTCAGACAGCCAGTGAAAATAAACATAAGATATATAAGCCAGGGCTGTTCAAACCCTGCATCCTTTAAAGGCTGCTTTCATCACTAGTGCACAACAAACCGTGGGATAGTCCGGGCAACAAAGGATTCATCTGTTGTATCCTTCATTGCCTGAAAATCAACAGATGAATTTGTGGTCCAGACTATCCCACCGTTCGTTGTGCACTGATGACGATAGTTGTTTTTTTGGTTGTTGGTGAGAAAATGATGGATTCGCTGCCAATGATGGCCTTGTGGGCAGCATGCTGACATAGTGTGGCTTTGGTTGTCCCGAGATGGAATTCCCCCTTGTGGACCTTTCCCGTTCCCATACCCCATCTCTCTCTTCCACTCACTTTCTGTCAAATCTCTACTGTCCTGTCATAGTAAAACTAAAAAACGCTCACAAGaatgctttaaataaaagaaagaaaatgccggattacactttaaaattaaatattgggtttaaaaaaaacaacaacaactttaaatCTTTCTATTACAGATATTTAATactatttattatgtacataaatGGACCAAGGTGAACATATTTAGACAAGTTCTCCACCCTATTTTATTTTCAGACTTTTGATATTGAACTAGTACTAACAGTACTGCCTTTTATCAGTGGCAATAATTATGTTTagtagaagaaaaaaagagcaatCCTTCGTAGGCTAGACCATTCCATTTAACAATGCCCAGTCTGACCTTCGCGGTCCTTGAAAGTGTGGCCTTTTAATTCCACATGCTTTAAAGGATGCAGACTCTGAATTGGAACACAGCAAATAGACCATTAAGGGGTCACATTTTAATCAATTGATATTTTTATGACGTTACTATTTTTAATAGGTTTTCCTTGACAATTTCAGGATCACAAAACAAACGGTAAGattaaatgcaaaacaattcAGAACTATATTGaattgttttgttgtaaaaatgTGATGATTCCTAATGATTTGGTCTTACAATAAACTCAAAGATGATAAAAGGAAAAACTTACCATTGCTAGATGGTTTTGACATCAGCTTCTTACAATCAACGTCACTATTACATTTCAATTTGAGATCGCTCTGAAGATTTACATGTAcaaacacatagacacacacagagacaagaATCAGTCAAATTCATGTACAATCACCTTGACAGATTTCAGTGTCCTCGCTCACCTCTGGACAGTAGCCTTGAACTTGATTTTCTGTCGTGATGAGCTTAGTGATTACGCAGAACACTGATGCcccctggcacacacacacacacacacacacactacttatATAAAACTGTCATCAAACAATGtgatatgttttataaataaatacagattataTTTATCATACCGCATATGTACTGCATTcaactatactgtatatatacacctcTAAATATTTGAAAACTGCTTGACATTTACTTGAGTAGGTGTGACATAATCGGCTACATCCATGATCCGGTTGTTATACTCTCCAAACCCTTTCACTTTAGTCATGACTGATGATTCGATAGCTGTGTCTCTCACTTGATAGGCTTTCTCATACAAAAACACCCAGCTGAGAGAGGTTGTGTAAGGAGGAAATAAAGAGAGGGAGGGTGGGAAAGATATAGAGAATGATTTAATAACTTTCTTTaatgtaaaacacttttttacCGAGATCAAAAAGATGATCCCTGCTTCTTAAAGTACTTTACACCAATTATGTTGAAACAAAAGACTAAACACAAGCTGTTCAACTGAATTGTTTGTTTGGGCACAATCTTAAATCTATCTATTCCACTGACATTATAAAAACAGTGTCTCAAAACAACTCACCCAATGAAGTATGTGATGATGAGGAGTTGGACGACACGGTTTATGATCCCAATAGTCCAGCTCTTTACCACCACGGACTTGGTCGTCTCATAGGTAAAGAAATCTGTTATGCAGCTCCACATTTTTCCAGAACACTGCTGCATTCACAAAATTACACTCTGCGTGTATCAGTGTATTTATGTGAAAGTTTAGTCAGGAATATAGTGTAGAAGCATCCGAGATATCCGTCCAAATGATCCTGATTTCTTTTAATCGAAAATCAAATACAAGTCAAAAAAGCTCTTCAATGATCTATCTTTATGGTTTGCCTGATATAAAGTCTCCACATCTTGAGAGAAGATGCCCTCTCTTCCTCTTAGTCCCTCCCCTTCTCCTCCCTCTTTCCTCATTCTTCCTCCTTCAGTAATTCAATCCTTTCTTCAGATATAAAATTGGCATGTTACACTCAGATGCTTCCTTaccaagtaacaaaccaaagtcAGAGTCAAACAATTACAAATCAAAATTAAGTACAAGTCCCAAAGAAGTTCCTAGAGTCTTCTAATTTACATAAGCATCATACACTATCCATAATAAAACAACTGAATCAGATGCAGGGTATTATGGAGTGCATAAAAATGCTATATTTACAGTGTGTGAGAACTAGATCACATCTATAAATTCTTTGCCCATAAGTTGATGGACTGTATTTAGTCATTTGCAATATAAGCTTGTTATCTAAACCATCGTGTTCTGATGAGATTGACTGAtgatttttatgctttttttttttttttttactaatattatgtatttttaattaacattcaaatgtttgggggcAATGTGTTAACTTTTTTTCCAAAGAAGTCCCTTATGCTCACCCATTATTAATATCTATAaaaattattacaacttaaaataggtctaaattacatttattccctgttttgaatatgttttttgaattctttgatgaatagaaagttccacagaacatttatttgaaatatttcctgttgcttttgatcaatgtatctttactgaataaaaatttaacagtattgtattactgtattaacaACTTTAATGGAGGATGTTTAAAACTAATCaagttaaaattagttttttatattatatttaacatttaggcCCATatataagacaaaacaaacaccTTCTAACACTGAAACGTCAAGCTGTTCTTTTACAGAGAGCTGAACGAGAATGTCATGTAACTTCGATTACAATTAAGCGAATGGGAAAGATGCGATTAGTATCCATCCCACAACAAGCACTAACGCATACACACACTTAAACCACAACTGAGAGGTCCCATTTCTTAACAAGGCCAAGAGAGCAACCATTAACGTGTGGTTACCTAACTCTATAAGTACAATACATCTGGGACTCGCTTCCCtgcaaaaaacacacataaagcaGGAGTAACGCATGACAGAGGACCAAATCAAATGAGAGACAGCAGAGTGAGGCTAGCTCAAGTACTGCTGGAGTATTTGAAGATGTCTATCAGTCAAGGATAATGTTGAGTGTTAGATGTCTCATAATGATTCGATTGTATTGAAACAGGATCTTGAGATGAAGGGAGGGCACAGAGTGAAAAGGGGGGTAGGGGGAGAAAGAGACTGAGGAGAGAGTGAGGAAATGGATGGGACTCAATACAAATTGGTGAACAAAGTCATCAATGCACAAAATGCAATAATGAGCAAAGTGGTTTGAGAGGCATGATCGAGAGAGACAAAATCCACAGAAACCTAACAGAtatgaatgggggggggggggggtgtaagaggagaggagagatgttgCATATACCAGGAATAGACAGCAAATTGATTGGAAAATTAACACTAAGAAGGACATAGAgccccaaaaaatattaaatagaatatttAAACAGCACTGATTTAATAATGCTGGTTTAAGGTgaggaatacattttaattaagggATAACTATAACAACAGCAATGACATCATTTTTCTCCTTTTTAACCTCACTATACAAAATGGTTCTACTTTTAATATTTCTCTAAAAAAGTGAAAACGAGTTATTAAAAAGTGTAATacatataatattaatagtaaaaattatttaaaaaataacaaaatagatAT is drawn from Carassius gibelio isolate Cgi1373 ecotype wild population from Czech Republic chromosome B1, carGib1.2-hapl.c, whole genome shotgun sequence and contains these coding sequences:
- the p2rx3b gene encoding P2X purinoceptor 3b encodes the protein MQQCSGKMWSCITDFFTYETTKSVVVKSWTIGIINRVVQLLIITYFIGWVFLYEKAYQVRDTAIESSVMTKVKGFGEYNNRIMDVADYVTPTQGASVFCVITKLITTENQVQGYCPESDLKLKCNSDVDCKKLMSKPSSNGLLTGRCVPFNTNQKTCEIKGWCPAEIDEIQPNPMMEVENFTIFIKNSIRFPRFNFTKGNFLPNIKSSYIKQCNFDFETNMYCPIFKVGDVIRFAQQDFTTLAKKGGVIGIKIAWLCDLDKADDECKPTYSFTRLDAMSAKTTVSPGYNFRYAKYFQMENGTEYRTLLKAYAIRFDVLVNGDAGKFDMIPTLINMVAAFTSVGVGTVLCDIILLNFLKGADQYKAKKFEEVSNSHVQSSNSLYRSRDHSEHSIKTDEKFFTDSGAFSIERYS